Proteins encoded within one genomic window of Triticum dicoccoides isolate Atlit2015 ecotype Zavitan unplaced genomic scaffold, WEW_v2.0 scaffold72793, whole genome shotgun sequence:
- the LOC119347667 gene encoding probable aldehyde oxidase 2: MLGDEALFGDPVSEFAGQTVGIVIAETQKYAYMAAKQAVIEYSTENLEPPILTIEDAIKHNSYFHTPPYLAPQPVGDFDKGMSEADHKILSGEVKLESQYYFYMETNTALAIPDEDNCITVYSSTQTPEITQNVIADLLGVPYHNVRVITRRVGGGFGGKAQKGCPVACACALAAFKLRRPVRMYLDLKTDMIMAGGRHPMKVKYSVGFKSDGTLTALHVDLGINAGISPDVSPMLPGFIFSSLKKYNWGALAFDVKLCKTNVSSRSAMRGPGEVQGSFIAEAIIEHVASVLAADTNAVRRKNLHSFDSLTAFYGKAAGDAATYSLVDLFDKLTTSPEYRSRAAEVERFNGGSKWKKRGISCVPITFQVTLRPSPGKVSILNDGSIVVEVGGVEIGQGLYTKVKQMTAFGLAELDADGVLLDKVRVIQADSLSMVQGGFTGGSTTSEVSCQAVLESCAALVERLKPIKESIEANSGAPAPWSALIAQATMESVNLSAHAYWTPDPAFVKYLNYGAGVSEVEIDVLTGATTILRSDLLYDCGHSLNPAVDLGQVEGAFVQGVGFFTSEEYASNSDGLVINDGTWTYKIPTVDTIPRQLNVEFINSAREKRRVLSSKASGEPPLLMAASVHCAMREAIRAARREFSAESPLTFQMDVPATMADVKELCGLDVVERHLHTLLSKAS, from the exons ACAGCTACTTCCATACTCCCCCATATTTGGCTCCTCAGCCAGTTGGGGACTTTGACAAAGGGATGTCTGAAGCTGATCACAAGATCTTATCAGGAGAG GTGAAACTTGAATCCCAGTACTACTTCTACATGGAGACCAACACCGCCCTGGCCATCCCGGACGAAGATAACTGTATCACGGTCTACTCGTCAACGCAGACTCCGGAAATCACACAGAATGTCATCGCGGACCTCCTCGGCGTTCCGTACCACAATGTTCGTGTCATCACAAGAAGAGTTGGTGGCGGCTTTGGTGGGAAGGCACAAAAAGGATGCCCT GTGGCATGTGCCTGTGCACTTGCAGCGTTCAAGCTGCGGCGCCCTGTCCGGATGTACCTTGACCTGAAGACGGACATGATCATGGCGGGAGGGCGGCACCCGATGAAGGTGAAGTACTCCGTCGGCTTCAAGTCGGACGGCACGCTCACGGCGCTGCACGTTGACCTAGGGATCAACGCCGGTATATCCCCCGACGTGAGCCCGATGCTCCCGGGGTTCATCTTCAGCTCCCTGAAGAAGTACAACTGGGGCGCCCTGGCCTTCGATGTGAAGTTGTGCAAGACCAACGTGTCGTCCAGGTCGGCGATGCGAGGGCCCGGCGAAGTACAGGGCTCCTTCATAGCGGAGGCCATCATCGAGCATGTGGCGTCCGTGCTCGCCGCCGACACCAATGCTGTCCGGAGGAAGAACCTCCACAGCTTCGACAGTCTCACGGCGTTCTACGGGAAGGCCGCGGGGGATGCCGCCACGTACAGCCTCGTCGACTTGTTTGACAAGCTTACCACGTCGCCGGAGTACCGGAGCAGGGCAGCGGAGGTGGAGCGGTTCAACGGCGGGAGCAAGTGGAAGAAGCGCGGCATCTCGTGCGTGCCAATCACGTTCCAGGTGACGCTCCGGCCGTCGCCCGGGAAGGTGTCGATCCTGAACGACGGTTCCATCGTCGTGGAGGTCGGCGGCGTGGAGATCGGGCAGGGGCTGTACACCAAGGTGAAGCAGATGACGGCATTCGGGCTGGCGGAGCTGGACGCCGACGGGGTCCTCCTGGACAAGGTGCGCGTGATCCAGGCCGACTCGCTGAGCATGGTCCAGGGCGGCTTCACGGGCGGGAGCACCACCTCCGAGGTGAGCTGCCAGGCGGTCCTGGAGTCATGCGCCGCACTTGTCGAGCGGCTCAAGCCCATCAAGGAGAGCATCGAGGCCAACTCCGGCGCGCCGGCGCCATGGAGCGCCCTGATCGCCCAGGCGACGATGGAGAGCGTGAACCTGTCGGCGCACGCCTACTGGACGCCCGACCCGGCCTTCGTGAAATACCTCAACTACGGTGCCGGAGTGAGCGAGGTGGAGATCGACGTGCTGACCGGAGCGACGACGATCCTGAGGAGCGACCTGTTGTACGATTGCGGGCACAGCCTGAACCCGGCGGTGGACCTCGGCCAGGTGGAGGGCGCGTTCGTGCAAGGCGTGGGGTTTTTCACCAGCGAGGAGTACGCGAGCAACTCCGACGGGCTGGTGATCAACGACGGCACGTGGACGTACAAGATCCCGACGGTGGACACCATCCCGAGGCAGCTCAACGTGGAGTTCATCAACAGCGCGCGCGAGAAGAGGCGGGTGCTGTCCTCCAAGGCCTCTGGCGAGCCGCCGCTGCTGATGGCGGCGTCGGTGCACTGCGCAATGCGGGAGGCCATCAGGGCGGCCAGGAGGGAGTTCTCGGCCGAGTCGCCGCTGACGTTCCAGATGGAcgtgccggccaccatggccgacgTCAAGGAGCTCTGCGGCCTCGACGTTGTCGAGAGGCACCTCCACACCCTACTGTCCAAGGCCTCGTGA